One genomic region from Biomphalaria glabrata chromosome 7, xgBioGlab47.1, whole genome shotgun sequence encodes:
- the LOC106074842 gene encoding dentin sialophosphoprotein-like: protein MWKLIYLSHTETQSHRTQSHRDTGTQSHRDTVTKEHSHTGTQSHRDSHTGTQSHRDSHTGTQSQRKTVTQGHSHTGTATQGHRDRHTVTQGTEKCESGGSTEKCESGDSTEKCESGGSTEKCESGDSTEKCESGDSTEKCESGDSTEKCESGGSTEKCESGGSTEKCESGGSTEKCESGGSTEKCESGGSTEKCESGGSTEKCESGSSTEKCESGGSTEKCESGGSTEKCESGGSTDKCESGEKCESGGRTDKCESGGSTEKCESGGSTDKCESGGRTDKCESGGSTEKCESGGSTEKCESGGSTDKCESGDSTEKCESGGSTEKCESGGSTEKCESGGSTEKCESGGSTEKCESGGSTEKCESGGSTEKCESGGRTDKCESGGSTEKCESGGSTEKCESGSSTEKCESGGSTEKCESGGSTEKCESGGSTEKCESGGRTDKCESGGSTEKCETGDSTEKCESGGSTDKCESGGSTEKCESGGSTEKCESGGSTEKCESGDSTEKCESGGRTEKCESGGSTEKCESGGSTEKCESGGSTDKCESGDSTEKCESGGSTEKCESGGSTEKCESGGSTEKCESGGSTEKCESGGSTEKCESGGSTEKCESGGRTDKCESGGSTEKCESGGSTEKCESGSSTEKCESGGSTEKCESGGSTEKCESGGSTEKCESGGRTDKCESGGSTEKCETGDSTEKCESGGSTDKCESGGSTEKCESGGSTEKCESGGSTEKCESGGRTDKCESGGSTEKCETGDSTEKCESGGSTDKCESGGSTEKCESGGSTEKCESGGSTEKCESGDSTEKCESGGSTEKCESGDSTEKCESGGRTDKCESGGSTEKCESGGSTEKCESGDSTEKCESGGRTEKCESGGRTDKCESGGSTEKCESGGSTDKCESGDSTEKCESGGSTEKCESGDSTDKFESGICKFKEMRIGEINRIIKKAKFNNCSILS, encoded by the exons ATGTGGAAACTGATCTATCTGagtcacacagagacacagTCACATAGAACACAGTCACACAGGGACACAGGGACACAATCACATAGGGACACAGTCACAAAGGAACACAGTCACACAGGGACACAGTCACACAGGGACAGTCACACAGGGACACAGTCACACAGGGACAGTCACACAGGGACACAGTCACAAAGGAAAACAGTCACACAGGGACACAGTCATACAGGGACAGCCACACAGGGACACAGAGACCGTCACACAGTGACACAGGG CACAGAGAAGTGTGAGTCTGGAGGTAGCACAGAGAAGTGTGAGTCTGGAGATAGCACAGAGAAGTGTGAGTCTGGAGGTAGCACAGAGAAGTGTGAGTCTGGAGATAGCACAGAGAAGTGTGAGTCTGGAGATAGCACAGAGAAGTGTGAGTCTGGAGATAGCACAGAGAAGTGTGAGTCTGGAGGTAGCACAGAGAAGTGTGAGTCTGGAGGTAGCACAGAGAAGTGTGAGTCTGGAGGTAGCACAGAGAAGTGTGAGTCTGGAGGTAGCACAGAGAAGTGTGAGTCTGGAGGTAGCACAGAGAAGTGTGAGTCTGGAGGTAGCACAGAAAAGTGTGAATCTGGAAGTAGCACAGAGAAGTGTGAGTCTGGAGGTAGCACAGAGAAGTGTGAGTCTGGAGGTAGCACAGAGAAGTGTGAGTCTGGAGGTAGCACAGACAAGTGTGAGTCTGGAG AGAAGTGTGAGTCTGGAGGTAGAACAGACAAGTGTGAGTCTGGAGGTAGCACAGAGAAGTGTGAGTCTGGAGGTAGCACAGACAAGTGTGAGTCTGGAGGTAGAACAGACAAGTGTGAGTCTGGAGGTAGCACAGAGAAGTGTGAGTCTGGAGGTAGCACAGAGAAGTGTGAGTCTGGAGGTAGCACAGACAAGTGTGAGTCTGGAGATAGCACAGAGAAGTGTGAGTCTGGAGGTAGCACAGAGAAGTGTGAGTCTGGAGGTAGCACAGAGAAGTGTGAGTCTGGAGGTAGCACAGAGAAGTGTGAGTCTGGAGGTAGCACAGAGAAGTGTGAGTCTGGAGGTAGCACAGAGAAGTGTGAGTCTGGAGGTAGCACAGAGAAGTGTGAGTCTGGAGGTAGAACAGACAAGTGTGAGTCTGGAGGTAGCACAGAGAAGTGTGAGTCTGGAGGTAGCACAGAGAAGTGTGAATCTGGAAGTAGCACAGAGAAGTGTGAGTCTGGAGGTAGCACAGAGAAGTGTGAGTCTGGAGGTAGCACAGAAAAGTGTGAGTCTGGAGGTAGCACAGAGAAGTGTGAGTCTGGAGGTAGAACAGACAAGTGTGAGTCTGGAGGTAGCACAGAGAAGTGTGAGACTGGAGATAGCACAGAGAAGTGTGAGTCTGGAGGTAGCACAGACAAGTGTGAGTCTGGAGGTAGCACAGAGAAGTGTGAGTCTGGAGGTAGCACAGAGAAGTGTGAGTCTGGAGGTAGCACAGAGAAGTGTGAGTCTGGAGATAGCACAGAGAAGTGTGAGTCTGGAGGTAGAACAGAGAAGTGTGAGTCTGGAGGTAGCACAGAGAAGTGTGAGTCTGGAGGTAGCACAGAGAAGTGTGAGTCTGGAGGTAGCACAGACAAGTGTGAGTCTGGAGATAGCACAGAGAAGTGTGAGTCTGGAGGTAGCACAGAGAAGTGTGAGTCTGGAGGTAGCACAGAGAAGTGTGAGTCTGGAGGTAGCACAGAGAAGTGTGAGTCTGGAGGTAGCACAGAGAAGTGTGAGTCTGGAGGTAGCACAGAGAAGTGTGAGTCTGGAGGTAGCACAGAGAAGTGTGAGTCTGGAGGTAGAACAGACAAGTGTGAGTCTGGAGGTAGCACAGAGAAGTGTGAGTCTGGAGGTAGCACAGAGAAGTGTGAATCTGGAAGTAGCACAGAGAAGTGTGAGTCTGGAGGTAGCACAGAGAAGTGTGAGTCTGGAGGTAGCACAGAAAAGTGTGAGTCTGGAGGTAGCACAGAGAAGTGTGAGTCTGGAGGTAGAACAGACAAGTGTGAGTCTGGAGGTAGCACAGAGAAGTGTGAGACTGGAGATAGCACAGAGAAGTGTGAGTCTGGAGGTAGCACAGACAAGTGTGAGTCTGGAGGTAGCACAGAGAAGTGTGAGTCTGGAGGTAGCACAGAGAAGTGTGAGTCTGGAGGTAGCACAGAGAAGTGTGAGTCTGGAGGTAGAACAGACAAGTGTGAGTCTGGAGGTAGCACAGAGAAGTGTGAGACTGGAGATAGCACAGAGAAGTGTGAGTCTGGAGGTAGCACAGACAAGTGTGAGTCTGGAGGTAGCACAGAGAAGTGTGAGTCTGGAGGTAGCACAGAGAAGTGTGAGTCTGGAGGTAGCACAGAGAAGTGTGAGTCTGGAGATAGCACAGAGAAGTGTGAGTCTGGAGGTAGCACAGAGAAGTGTGAGTCTGGAGATAGCACAGAGAAGTGTGAGTCTGGAGGTAGAACAGACAAGTGTGAGTCTGGAGGTAGCACAGAGAAGTGTGAGTCTGGAGGTAGCACAGAGAAGTGTGAGTCTGGAGATAGCACAGAGAAGTGTGAGTCTGGAGGTAGAACAGAGAAGTGTGAGTCTGGAGGTAGAACAGACAAGTGTGAGTCTGGAGGTAGCACAGAGAAGTGTGAGTCTGGAGGTAGCACAGACAAGTGTGAGTCTGGAGATAGCACAGAGAAGTGTGAGTCTGGAGGTAGCACAGAGAAGTGTGAGTCTGGAGATAGCACAGACAAGTTTGAATCTGGAATCTGCAAGTTCAAGGAAATGCGCATTGGTGAGATTAACAGAATTATCAAAAAAGctaaatttaataattgttCAATCCTTTCGTGA